Proteins encoded in a region of the Triticum dicoccoides isolate Atlit2015 ecotype Zavitan chromosome 3A, WEW_v2.0, whole genome shotgun sequence genome:
- the LOC119271042 gene encoding endonuclease 2-like yields the protein MQGRQAGTALLLLLAVVVAALPAPSLGWGVDGHLIICEIAQGRLSDAAAKAVNDLLPSGAGGNLSSLCSWADRVRFRYHWSAPLHFIDVPDNVCNYSYDRDCKDEEGVKGRCVAGAINNYTSQLLTYGSSSLSPSSKSSGQYNLTEALLFLSHFMGDIHQPLHCGFASDRGGNTIDVHWYRRKTVLHHVWDVNIIQTAEKDYYDEGTGEFVDALNKNITGAWSDKVQEWEECAKSQTACPDKYGSESIAAACNSAYKGVTEDSTLSDAYFGSRRPVVNLRLAQGGVRLAATLNRIFG from the exons ATGCAGGGTCGCCAGGCCGGCACGGCGCTCCtgctcctcctcgccgtcgtcgtcgccgccctccCCGCGCCGTCGCTCGGCTGGGGCGTCGACGGCCACCTCATCATCTGCGAGATCGCGCAG GGCCGGCTGAGCGACGCGGCGGCGAAGGCGGTGAACGACCTGCTGCCGTCGGGCGCCGGCGGCAACCTGAGCAGCCTCTGCTCCTGGGCCGACAGGGTCAGGTTCAGGTACCACTGGTCGGCGCCGCTCCACTTCATCGACGTCCCGGACAACGTCTGCAACTACTCCTACGACA GGGACTGCAAGGACGAGGAGGGCGTCAAGGGCCGCTGCGTCGCCGGCGCCATCAACAACTACACGTCCCAGCTCCTCACCTACGGATCATCATCGCTATCGCCATCTTCTAAATCTTCCGGCCAAT ATAACCTGACGGAAGCGCTCTTGTTCCTCTCACACTTCATGGGAGACATCCACCAG CCACTGCATTGTGGTTTTGCTTCTGACAGAGGCGGGAACACCATCGACGTCCACTGGTACAGGAGGAAGACCGTACTCCACCAT GTATGGGATGTGAACATCATCCAGACGGCGGAGAAGGActactacgacgaaggcacgggcgAATTCGTCGACGCGCTGAACAAGAACATAACG GGGGCGTGGTCAGACAAAGTGCAGGAATGGGAGGAGTGCGCCAAGAGCCAGACTGCGTGCCCTGACAA ATATGGGTCGGAGAGCATCGCTGCAGCATGCAACTCGGCGTACAAGGGCGTGACAGAAGATTCAACGCTGAGTG ACGCGTATTTCGGGAGCAGGCGGCCGGTGGTGAACCTGAGGCTGGCGCAAGGCGGCGTCCGGTTGGCCGCTACGCTCAACAGGATATTTGGCTAA